From Candidatus Aminicenantes bacterium, a single genomic window includes:
- a CDS encoding NAD-dependent epimerase/dehydratase family protein: MLTLVTGASGFIGSHLIRALKTEGFEVRALVHKTPLAETPGVSSVVGDIQDAEALAKAMANVDIVFHLAAAVGSVVSKAQAYREINVNGTRAVLVTARKSGVKRVVHFSSIGVLGAIAAGEIADEEYPPAPRTLYDRTKFAAEEAACLAAADGIDVVIVRPGWVYGPGDRRTFKFINAVCCRRFALVAGAKARQTPVYIDDLIAGVLLAAQKGQTGMIYHLAGDEILTAAEMTRIVATACGVPCPHFQLPKSFALVAAYCLEKVFALVKKEAPLNRGKLAFFLDSKAMSSTRAKKELAYAPRIDFSDGIARAIAWYRKNGWL, encoded by the coding sequence ATGCTGACTCTTGTCACCGGCGCTTCTGGATTCATCGGCAGCCATTTAATTCGGGCATTAAAGACCGAAGGCTTTGAAGTCCGGGCCCTTGTCCACAAAACTCCTCTCGCTGAAACCCCAGGCGTCTCATCGGTTGTCGGGGATATTCAGGATGCAGAGGCATTGGCAAAAGCGATGGCCAACGTGGATATCGTGTTTCATTTGGCGGCTGCCGTCGGGTCGGTCGTCAGCAAAGCGCAGGCGTACCGGGAGATCAATGTCAACGGCACCCGGGCGGTTCTTGTTACGGCTCGAAAATCCGGAGTCAAGCGCGTTGTCCATTTCAGTTCGATCGGGGTCCTGGGGGCGATCGCGGCCGGAGAAATAGCCGACGAGGAATATCCCCCGGCGCCCAGGACGCTGTACGACCGGACGAAGTTCGCGGCCGAGGAAGCCGCTTGCCTTGCCGCCGCCGACGGGATCGACGTGGTCATTGTCCGGCCAGGCTGGGTCTACGGGCCGGGCGACCGCCGCACCTTCAAGTTCATCAACGCCGTCTGTTGCCGCAGGTTCGCCCTTGTTGCCGGCGCCAAGGCCAGGCAAACCCCGGTTTACATCGACGATCTTATCGCAGGTGTTTTGCTCGCGGCTCAAAAGGGGCAAACAGGGATGATCTATCACCTGGCCGGTGATGAGATCCTGACGGCGGCCGAGATGACGCGTATCGTAGCAACGGCCTGCGGCGTTCCCTGCCCGCACTTCCAGCTTCCTAAAAGTTTTGCCTTGGTTGCGGCATACTGTCTGGAGAAAGTATTCGCTTTGGTAAAAAAGGAAGCTCCCCTTAACCGCGGCAAGCTTGCTTTTTTTCTCGACTCGAAGGCAATGTCCTCGACCAGGGCTAAAAAAGAATTGGCTTATGCGCCGCGAATCGATTTTAGCGACGGTATTGCCCGGGCCATTGCCTGGTACCGGAAAAACGGCTGGCTTTAG